One Halarcobacter ebronensis genomic window carries:
- a CDS encoding alanine/glycine:cation symporter family protein: MELLDNFISSASSFVWGVPMLILLVGTGLYLTIRLKGMQFWALGHAVKLIFKDEKSAKGDISHFQALMTALAATVGIGNIVGVATAITFGGPGAVFWMWVTGLVGMATKYSEAILAVKYREKGKHGYKGGPMYYLANGLKMHKLAFAFALFTVIASFGIGNMTQSNAVANALYSQFDIPTWVTGIVLLTITSFVVIGGIKSIGKTTSFLIPFMIIIYLLTSFAIIVTNFDKVGNAFYLIFYHAFNPIAAGGGFAGAAVAAAIRYGIARGVFSNESGLGSAPIAAAAAKTDDPVKQALVSMTQTFIDTLLVCTMTAVIILMAPIWTTGGNAGELTLKSFHFFLGDFGSIIIVIATILFGYSTILGWSYYGERAFEYIFGSKSIKLYRIIFVSFIVVGAMTELKLVWNFSDLANGLMAIPNLIALLLLSKVITEETNRYFKK; this comes from the coding sequence ATGGAACTACTAGATAATTTTATATCTTCAGCTTCTAGTTTTGTATGGGGTGTTCCTATGCTTATACTATTAGTTGGAACGGGATTATATTTAACAATAAGATTAAAAGGTATGCAGTTTTGGGCATTAGGTCATGCTGTAAAACTAATATTCAAAGATGAAAAAAGTGCAAAAGGTGATATATCACATTTTCAAGCTCTTATGACAGCACTTGCAGCAACAGTTGGAATAGGTAATATTGTTGGTGTAGCTACTGCTATCACATTTGGTGGACCTGGTGCAGTATTTTGGATGTGGGTTACAGGGCTTGTTGGTATGGCCACAAAATATTCTGAAGCAATTTTAGCTGTTAAATATAGAGAAAAAGGTAAACATGGGTATAAAGGTGGACCTATGTATTACTTGGCAAATGGATTAAAAATGCACAAATTAGCTTTTGCCTTTGCACTATTTACAGTTATTGCATCTTTTGGAATTGGTAATATGACTCAATCAAATGCAGTCGCAAATGCACTATATTCACAATTTGACATACCAACTTGGGTTACAGGTATAGTTTTACTTACAATTACATCTTTTGTTGTTATTGGTGGTATTAAATCAATTGGGAAAACAACATCTTTTTTAATCCCATTTATGATTATTATATATCTTCTTACTTCTTTTGCAATAATTGTTACTAACTTTGACAAAGTTGGTAATGCATTCTATTTGATTTTTTATCATGCTTTTAATCCAATTGCAGCGGGTGGTGGTTTTGCAGGAGCAGCAGTTGCAGCAGCAATTAGATATGGTATTGCAAGGGGTGTATTTTCAAATGAATCAGGTCTTGGTTCTGCTCCTATTGCAGCAGCAGCAGCCAAAACCGATGACCCTGTAAAACAAGCTTTAGTTTCTATGACTCAAACATTTATTGACACATTACTTGTATGTACAATGACAGCAGTTATTATTCTTATGGCTCCAATTTGGACTACTGGTGGTAATGCTGGAGAATTAACATTAAAAAGTTTTCACTTCTTTTTAGGTGATTTTGGTTCAATTATTATAGTAATAGCAACAATATTATTTGGATATTCAACAATTCTTGGTTGGTCTTATTATGGAGAGAGAGCCTTCGAATATATTTTCGGTTCAAAATCAATAAAACTTTACAGAATTATTTTTGTTAGTTTTATTGTTGTTGGAGCAATGACTGAACTTAAACTTGTATGGAATTTTTCAGACCTAGCTAATGGTTTAATGGCAATTCCTAACTTAATAGCTCTCCTTCTACTTTCTAAAGTTATAACTGAAGAAACTAACAGATACTTCAAAAAATAG
- a CDS encoding fumarate hydratase: MGKITQNDIKQSIADAVQYISYYHPEDFVKGMVEAYEKEKSEAAKNAIGQILINSKMCAMGHRPLCQDTGSVNVFVKIGTKAELDITNELEDIINAGVAQGYTHPDNTLRYSIVSDPAGERKNTKNNTPAVIHYSIDNSDKIEFTVAAKGGGSENKSKFAVLNPSDSIYDWVMENVRNMGAGWCPPGILGIGIGGNPEKAMLMAKESLMGHVDIHELKERGAQNALEELRLKLYEDINKIGIGAQGLGGITTVLDVKILDYPCHAASLPVAMIPNCAATRHIHFELDGNGAAKFNKPDLDLWPDIELPMDTIKRVNIEDLTKEKLQEFKSGDTLLLSGKILTARDAAHKKIVEYKNANKPLPNGVELKDRFIYYVGPVDPVRDEKVGPAGPTTSTRMDKFTKDMMEIGIMGMIGKAERKQPTIDLIKEYKSMYLIATGGAAYLISQSIKDAKVLAFEELGMEAIYEFDVKDMPVTVAVDTEGNSIHTTGPAKWRTI, translated from the coding sequence ATGGGAAAAATTACACAAAACGATATAAAACAGAGTATAGCAGATGCAGTACAATATATTTCGTACTACCACCCAGAGGATTTTGTAAAAGGGATGGTAGAAGCATATGAGAAAGAGAAGAGTGAAGCTGCAAAAAATGCAATAGGACAAATATTAATAAACTCAAAAATGTGTGCAATGGGACATAGACCATTGTGTCAAGATACAGGGAGTGTAAATGTATTTGTAAAAATAGGAACAAAAGCCGAGCTTGATATAACAAATGAATTAGAAGATATTATAAATGCAGGTGTAGCTCAAGGATATACACATCCAGATAATACCTTAAGATACTCAATAGTAAGTGATCCAGCAGGTGAAAGAAAAAATACAAAAAATAATACACCAGCAGTAATTCACTATAGTATTGATAACTCAGATAAAATAGAGTTTACAGTAGCAGCAAAAGGTGGAGGAAGTGAAAATAAATCTAAATTTGCTGTGTTAAATCCATCTGACTCTATTTATGATTGGGTTATGGAAAATGTAAGAAATATGGGAGCAGGATGGTGTCCTCCAGGAATCTTAGGAATTGGTATTGGTGGTAATCCAGAAAAAGCAATGCTTATGGCAAAAGAGTCTTTGATGGGTCATGTTGATATTCATGAACTAAAAGAGAGAGGTGCACAAAATGCTTTAGAAGAGTTAAGACTTAAACTATATGAAGATATTAATAAAATAGGTATTGGAGCACAAGGACTTGGTGGTATTACAACTGTATTAGATGTTAAAATTTTAGATTACCCATGTCATGCAGCATCATTGCCAGTTGCAATGATTCCAAACTGTGCTGCAACAAGACATATCCACTTTGAATTAGATGGGAATGGAGCAGCTAAATTTAATAAACCAGATTTAGATTTGTGGCCAGATATTGAACTACCTATGGATACAATTAAAAGAGTAAATATAGAGGATTTAACAAAAGAGAAACTTCAAGAGTTTAAATCAGGTGATACTCTGTTATTAAGTGGAAAAATCTTAACTGCAAGAGATGCAGCCCATAAAAAAATAGTTGAATATAAAAATGCTAATAAACCATTGCCAAATGGGGTTGAACTAAAAGATAGATTTATCTATTATGTTGGACCAGTTGATCCAGTAAGAGATGAAAAAGTTGGACCAGCGGGACCAACAACATCTACAAGAATGGATAAATTTACAAAAGATATGATGGAGATTGGTATTATGGGTATGATTGGTAAGGCTGAGAGAAAGCAACCAACAATTGATTTAATCAAAGAGTATAAATCAATGTACCTAATTGCAACTGGTGGAGCAGCATATTTAATTTCACAATCAATCAAAGATGCAAAAGTATTAGCATTTGAAGAGCTTGGTATGGAAGCTATTTACGAGTTTGACGTAAAAGACATGCCTGTTACTGTTGCTGTTGACACTGAGGGTAATTCTATTCACACTACTGGTCCAGCTAAATGGAGAACTATCTAA
- a CDS encoding fumarate reductase iron-sulfur subunit yields the protein MARELTIKVLRYDPQQKSNGSVKAYFQEYKIKEADSMTIYLALTQIRETLDAGLSFDFVCRAGICGSCAMMINGRPKLACRTLTKDLPNEIILLPLPTFNLIKDLSVNTGVWMDAMSKRVESWIHSSKEIDIANIEEPVEPEVADAVFELDRCIECGCCVAGCGTKLIKEDFVGAVGLNRVARFECDPHDERTIDDYYELVGDDNGIFGCMTLLGCEDTCPKHLPLQNKIAYMRRKLATVKGS from the coding sequence ATGGCTAGAGAATTAACAATAAAAGTACTTAGATACGACCCACAACAAAAAAGTAATGGTTCAGTAAAGGCCTATTTCCAAGAGTATAAAATTAAAGAAGCAGATAGTATGACAATCTATCTTGCTCTTACACAAATTAGAGAAACGCTAGATGCAGGTCTTAGCTTTGACTTTGTTTGTAGAGCAGGAATTTGTGGTAGTTGTGCTATGATGATTAATGGTAGACCAAAGTTAGCTTGTAGAACACTAACAAAAGATTTGCCAAATGAGATTATTTTACTACCTCTTCCTACATTTAACCTTATTAAAGATTTATCTGTAAACACTGGTGTTTGGATGGATGCTATGAGTAAGAGAGTTGAATCTTGGATCCATTCATCAAAAGAGATTGATATTGCAAATATAGAGGAGCCTGTTGAGCCTGAAGTTGCGGATGCGGTATTTGAACTTGATAGATGTATTGAGTGTGGATGTTGTGTTGCTGGATGTGGTACTAAACTTATTAAAGAGGATTTCGTTGGTGCGGTTGGACTTAATAGAGTTGCTAGATTTGAGTGTGATCCACATGATGAAAGAACGATTGATGATTATTATGAGTTAGTTGGTGATGACAATGGTATATTTGGTTGTATGACACTATTAGGTTGTGAAGATACTTGTCCTAAACATTTACCTTTACA
- the trxB gene encoding thioredoxin-disulfide reductase: protein MLDLAIIGGGPAGLTAGLYATRGGLKNVTMFEMGMTGGQITGSSEIENYPGQGAIVSGMDLMQSWPEQCQRFGLKHEMNQVSKVTKSGDVFTVTTADGKTQEAKSVLLATGSVPRRAGFKGEKEFFGRGISTCATCDGFFYKGKEVALIGGGDSALEEAVYLSKICSKVYLVHRRDTYRAAPSTIEHMKACENIEEVTNVMVEEVYGDASGVTGLKVKNRDRGEIRDLAVPGVFVFVGRDVLNEPLKQDDGTFLCDVNDQGEVIVDLRMRTSVPGLYAAGDVRIEAAKQVVCAAGDGATAAVNIIEYLG from the coding sequence ATGTTAGATTTAGCTATTATTGGTGGAGGTCCAGCTGGGCTTACTGCTGGGTTATATGCAACAAGAGGTGGTTTAAAAAACGTAACTATGTTCGAGATGGGTATGACAGGTGGACAAATCACAGGTAGTTCAGAGATAGAGAACTATCCAGGACAAGGTGCAATTGTATCAGGTATGGATTTAATGCAAAGTTGGCCAGAGCAGTGCCAAAGATTTGGTTTAAAACATGAGATGAATCAAGTTTCTAAAGTTACAAAAAGTGGTGATGTTTTTACTGTAACAACTGCAGATGGGAAAACTCAAGAAGCAAAATCGGTTCTATTAGCAACTGGTTCAGTTCCTAGACGTGCTGGATTTAAAGGTGAGAAAGAGTTTTTTGGTAGAGGAATTTCTACTTGTGCAACTTGTGATGGATTTTTTTATAAAGGTAAAGAAGTAGCACTAATTGGTGGTGGAGACTCTGCTTTAGAAGAGGCTGTTTATCTTTCAAAAATTTGTTCAAAAGTATATTTAGTACATAGAAGAGATACATATAGAGCAGCTCCAAGTACAATTGAACATATGAAAGCTTGTGAAAATATTGAAGAAGTAACAAATGTAATGGTTGAAGAAGTTTATGGTGATGCATCAGGTGTTACAGGATTAAAAGTAAAAAATAGAGACAGAGGGGAAATTAGAGATTTAGCAGTACCTGGTGTTTTTGTTTTTGTAGGTAGAGATGTATTAAATGAACCATTAAAACAAGATGATGGTACATTCCTTTGTGATGTAAATGACCAAGGTGAAGTTATTGTTGACTTAAGAATGAGAACTTCTGTTCCTGGCCTTTATGCAGCAGGTGATGTTAGAATTGAAGCTGCAAAACAAGTTGTTTGTGCAGCAGGTGATGGTGCGACAGCAGCAGTAAACATAATTGAATATTTAGGATAA
- a CDS encoding fumarate reductase cytochrome b subunit — protein sequence MEEIIEAYTGVTSEGKKSRTPATLDKALTASGVLLAIFMMAHMFFVSTILFGEKTMYTVTKMFELDFIFDGGLPIIVSVFVAIVTIIFIVHAILGVRKFPTSYKAYLKIREHSKMMKHSDTSMWMFQWISGFIMMFIAMIHLYIMFTQPENIGPYASSHRVVSENMWLLYMVLLICVELHGSIGLYRAAMKWGWFDGKNPKETRQKMIKAKKFVSIFFLALGVATLLTYVKIGVERADHLPMKYNPNNSIEITK from the coding sequence ATGGAAGAAATTATTGAAGCCTATACAGGGGTTACCTCTGAAGGGAAGAAGAGTAGAACACCAGCAACATTAGATAAAGCATTAACTGCTTCAGGTGTACTACTTGCGATTTTTATGATGGCACATATGTTTTTTGTATCAACAATATTATTTGGTGAAAAAACAATGTACACAGTAACAAAAATGTTTGAATTGGATTTCATTTTTGATGGAGGCTTACCTATTATAGTAAGCGTATTTGTTGCAATAGTAACTATAATCTTTATAGTTCATGCAATTTTAGGTGTTAGAAAGTTTCCAACTTCATATAAAGCTTATTTAAAAATAAGAGAACACTCTAAAATGATGAAACATTCAGATACATCAATGTGGATGTTTCAATGGATTAGTGGTTTTATAATGATGTTCATAGCTATGATTCACCTTTATATTATGTTTACTCAACCTGAAAATATTGGGCCATATGCAAGTTCACACAGAGTAGTAAGTGAGAATATGTGGCTTTTATATATGGTTCTTCTTATCTGTGTTGAATTACATGGGTCAATTGGGCTATACAGAGCTGCAATGAAATGGGGATGGTTTGATGGTAAGAATCCTAAAGAGACTAGACAAAAAATGATTAAAGCAAAAAAATTTGTAAGTATCTTCTTTTTAGCTTTAGGAGTTGCGACATTACTTACATACGTTAAAATTGGTGTTGAAAGAGCTGATCATCTTCCAATGAAATATAATCCAAATAATTCAATAGAAATAACAAAGTAA
- a CDS encoding fumarate reductase flavoprotein subunit — protein sequence MKIKYCDALVIGGGLAGLRAAVAAAQKGLSTTVLSLVPVKRSHSAAAQGGMQASLGNAKMSEGDNEDVHFTDTVKGSDWGCDQEVARMFVTTAPKAIRELASWGVPWTRIKRGNHEAVINTKRTTIFEDNDKHGLINSRDFGGTKKWRTCYTSDATGHTMLFAVANESLRLNVNIEDRKEAIALIHHENRCYGAIVRDLITGEIAAYVSKGTLIATGGYGRIYEITTNAVICEGIGTAIALETGIAKLGNMEAVQFHPTPLFPSGILLTEGCRGDGGVLRDKDGHRFMPDYEPEKKDLASRDVVSRRMMEHMRKGKGVESPYGTHLWLDISILGREHIEKNLRDVQEICEYFAGIDPADEGRKGWAPVHPMQHYSMGGIRTKPTGESPTLKGLFSAGEAACWDMHGFNRLGGNSVSETVVAGMIVGNYFADFCIENQIDIKTEIIEKFVFEKEAYMKELVSKDTGEDVFRIKNRMKRIMQEYVGIFRDGEGLEKAVSELEQLYVKSKNVAVKNKQLSANPELEEAYRVPMMLKVALCVAKGALDRTESRGAHTREDYPKRDDANWLKRTLTSWKEGDLMPTVEYEPLDIMKMEIPPGFRGYGAKGNLIENPQSAIRQQEVDEIREKMESEGKDRYEIQEALMPFELQSEYKRVNIRLGDK from the coding sequence ATGAAAATTAAATATTGTGATGCATTAGTTATTGGTGGAGGATTAGCAGGATTAAGAGCTGCTGTTGCTGCTGCACAAAAAGGTTTAAGTACAACAGTTTTAAGCCTTGTTCCAGTTAAGAGATCTCATAGTGCTGCTGCACAAGGTGGGATGCAAGCTTCTTTAGGTAATGCAAAGATGAGTGAAGGTGACAACGAAGATGTACACTTTACAGATACAGTAAAAGGTTCAGACTGGGGATGTGACCAAGAGGTTGCAAGAATGTTTGTTACAACTGCACCAAAAGCGATTAGAGAGTTAGCGTCATGGGGTGTGCCTTGGACAAGAATTAAAAGAGGTAATCATGAAGCGGTTATCAATACAAAAAGAACAACAATCTTTGAAGATAATGATAAACATGGACTTATCAATTCAAGAGACTTTGGTGGTACAAAAAAATGGAGAACCTGTTATACCTCAGATGCAACAGGACATACAATGTTATTTGCAGTTGCAAATGAGTCATTAAGATTAAATGTAAATATAGAAGATAGAAAAGAGGCAATTGCATTAATTCACCATGAGAATAGATGTTATGGAGCTATTGTAAGAGATTTAATCACAGGAGAGATAGCTGCATATGTTTCAAAAGGGACATTAATTGCAACAGGTGGTTATGGAAGAATCTATGAAATCACTACAAATGCAGTAATTTGTGAAGGTATTGGTACAGCTATTGCTTTAGAGACAGGTATTGCAAAACTTGGAAATATGGAAGCTGTACAATTTCACCCTACTCCACTTTTCCCATCAGGAATCTTATTAACAGAAGGTTGTAGAGGAGATGGTGGAGTTCTAAGGGATAAAGATGGTCATAGATTTATGCCAGATTATGAACCAGAGAAAAAAGACCTTGCAAGTAGAGATGTTGTTTCAAGAAGAATGATGGAACATATGAGAAAAGGGAAAGGTGTAGAGTCACCATATGGAACTCACCTTTGGTTAGATATCTCTATTTTAGGTAGAGAACATATTGAGAAAAACCTAAGAGATGTACAAGAGATTTGTGAATACTTTGCAGGGATTGACCCAGCAGATGAAGGTAGAAAAGGTTGGGCACCAGTTCACCCAATGCAACACTACTCAATGGGTGGAATTAGAACAAAACCAACAGGGGAATCTCCAACATTAAAAGGTTTATTTAGTGCAGGTGAAGCAGCTTGTTGGGATATGCATGGATTCAATAGACTTGGTGGTAACTCAGTATCTGAGACAGTTGTTGCAGGTATGATTGTTGGTAACTACTTTGCAGATTTCTGTATCGAAAATCAAATTGATATTAAAACAGAAATTATAGAAAAATTTGTATTTGAGAAAGAGGCTTATATGAAAGAGCTTGTTTCAAAAGATACAGGTGAAGATGTATTTAGAATTAAAAACAGAATGAAAAGAATTATGCAAGAGTATGTTGGTATTTTTAGAGATGGTGAAGGTTTAGAAAAAGCTGTTTCTGAGTTAGAACAATTGTATGTTAAATCAAAAAATGTAGCAGTTAAAAATAAACAACTTAGTGCGAATCCTGAATTAGAAGAGGCATATAGAGTTCCAATGATGTTAAAAGTAGCACTTTGTGTTGCTAAAGGGGCATTAGATAGAACTGAATCAAGGGGAGCTCATACAAGGGAAGATTATCCAAAAAGAGATGATGCAAATTGGTTAAAAAGAACTCTTACTTCTTGGAAAGAGGGAGATTTAATGCCAACTGTTGAGTATGAACCATTAGATATTATGAAAATGGAGATCCCTCCAGGGTTTAGAGGTTATGGAGCAAAAGGTAACCTAATAGAGAATCCTCAAAGTGCGATAAGACAACAAGAGGTTGATGAGATTAGAGAAAAAATGGAATCAGAAGGTAAAGATAGATATGAGATTCAAGAAGCATTAATGCCGTTTGAATTACAAAGTGAATATAAAAGAGTAAATATAAGATTAGGGGATAAATGA
- a CDS encoding fumarate reductase flavoprotein subunit — protein sequence MKIKYCDALVIGGGLAGLRAAVAAAQKGLSTTVLSLVPVKRSHSAAAQGGMQASLGNAKMSEGDNEDVHFTDTVKGSDWGCDQEVARMFVTTAPKAIRELASWGVPWTRIKRGNHEAVINTKRTTIFEDNDKHGLINSRDFGGTKKWRTCYTSDATGHTMLFAVANESLRLNVNIEDRKEAIALIHHENRCYGAIVRDLITGEIAAYVSKGTLIATGGYGRIYEITTNAVICEGIGTAIALETGIAKLGNMEAVQFHPTPLFPSGILLTEGCRGDGGVLRDKDGHRFMPDYEPEKKDLASRDVVSRRMMEHMRKGKGVESPYGTHLWLDISILGREHIEKNLRDVQEICEYFAGIDPADEGRKGWAPVHPMQHYSMGGIRTKPTGESPTLKGLFSAGEAACWDMHGFNRLGGNSVSETVVAGMIVGNYFADFCIENQIDIKTEIIEKFVFEKEAYMKELVSKDTGEDVFRIKNRMKRIMQEYVGIFRDGEGLEKAVSELEQLYVKSKNVAVKNKQLSANPELEEAYRVPMMLKVALCVAKGALDRTESRGAHTREDYPKRDDANWLKRTLTSWKEGDLMPTVEYEPLDIMKMEIPPGFRGYGAKGNLIENPQSAIRQQEVDEIREKMESEGKDRYEIQEALMPFELQSEYKRVNIRLGDK from the coding sequence ATGAAAATTAAATATTGTGATGCATTAGTTATTGGTGGAGGATTAGCAGGATTAAGAGCTGCTGTTGCTGCTGCACAAAAAGGTTTAAGTACAACAGTTTTAAGCCTTGTTCCAGTTAAGAGATCTCATAGTGCTGCTGCACAAGGTGGGATGCAAGCTTCTTTAGGTAATGCAAAGATGAGTGAAGGTGACAACGAAGATGTACACTTTACAGATACAGTAAAAGGTTCAGACTGGGGATGTGACCAAGAGGTTGCAAGAATGTTTGTTACAACTGCACCAAAAGCGATTAGAGAGTTAGCGTCATGGGGTGTGCCTTGGACAAGAATTAAAAGAGGTAATCACGAAGCAGTTATCAATACAAAAAGAACAACAATCTTTGAAGATAATGATAAACATGGACTTATCAATTCAAGAGACTTTGGTGGTACAAAAAAATGGAGAACCTGTTATACCTCAGATGCGACAGGACATACAATGTTATTTGCAGTTGCAAATGAGTCATTAAGATTAAATGTAAATATTGAAGATAGAAAAGAGGCAATTGCATTAATTCACCATGAGAATAGATGTTATGGAGCTATTGTAAGAGATTTAATCACAGGAGAGATAGCTGCATATGTTTCAAAAGGGACATTAATTGCAACAGGTGGTTATGGAAGAATCTATGAAATCACTACAAATGCAGTTATTTGTGAAGGTATTGGTACAGCTATTGCTTTAGAGACAGGTATTGCAAAACTTGGAAATATGGAAGCTGTACAATTTCACCCTACTCCACTTTTCCCATCAGGAATCTTATTAACAGAAGGTTGTAGAGGAGATGGTGGAGTTCTAAGGGATAAAGATGGTCATAGATTTATGCCAGATTATGAACCAGAGAAAAAAGACCTTGCAAGTAGAGATGTTGTTTCAAGAAGAATGATGGAACATATGAGAAAAGGGAAAGGTGTAGAGTCACCATATGGAACTCACCTTTGGTTAGATATCTCTATTTTAGGTAGAGAACATATTGAGAAAAACCTTAGAGATGTACAAGAGATTTGTGAATACTTTGCAGGGATTGACCCAGCAGATGAAGGTAGAAAAGGTTGGGCACCAGTTCACCCAATGCAACACTACTCAATGGGTGGAATTAGAACAAAACCAACAGGGGAATCTCCAACTTTAAAAGGTTTATTTAGTGCAGGTGAAGCAGCTTGTTGGGATATGCATGGATTCAATAGACTTGGTGGTAACTCAGTATCTGAGACAGTTGTTGCAGGTATGATTGTTGGTAACTACTTTGCAGATTTCTGTATCGAAAATCAAATTGATATTAAAACAGAAATTATAGAAAAATTTGTATTTGAGAAAGAGGCTTATATGAAAGAGCTTGTTTCAAAAGATACAGGTGAAGATGTATTTAGAATTAAAAACAGAATGAAAAGAATTATGCAAGAGTATGTTGGTATCTTTAGAGATGGTGAAGGTTTAGAAAAAGCTGTTTCTGAGTTAGAACAATTGTATGTTAAATCAAAAAATGTAGCAGTTAAAAATAAACAACTTAGTGCGAATCCTGAATTAGAAGAGGCATATAGAGTTCCAATGATGTTAAAAGTAGCACTTTGTGTTGCTAAAGGGGCATTAGATAGAACCGAATCAAGGGGAGCTCATACAAGGGAAGATTATCCAAAAAGAGATGATGCAAATTGGTTAAAAAGAACTCTTACTTCTTGGAAAGAGGGAGATTTAATGCCAACTGTTGAGTATGAACCATTAGATATTATGAAAATGGAGATTCCTCCAGGGTTTAGAGGTTATGGAGCAAAAGGTAACCTAATAGAGAATCCTCAAAGTGCGATAAGACAACAAGAGGTTGATGAGATTAGAGAAAAAATGGAATCAGAAGGTAAAGATAGATATGAGATTCAAGAAGCATTAATGCCGTTTGAATTGCAAAGTGAATATAAAAGAGTAAATATAAGATTAGGGGATAAATGA
- the dapB gene encoding 4-hydroxy-tetrahydrodipicolinate reductase, with protein MVNVGIVGSTGRVGTLLIDDLALDQEAKLSACHVFDKLTKSVPEGTVVTNSMKELLNSCDVVIDFSAPTATQSLLEEVIENGGKPLVIATTGFNKHQQNLLIEASKIVPILYATNMSLGVAVLNKLVALASKALREFDCEIVEQHHRYKVDSPSGTALTLAENAAKARDLDLDAVRVSGRDGEIGARTKDEIGVMSLRGGDIVGRHTVGLYNDGEFIELNHTATSRNTFSKGAIKASKWLVNQEPGLYSINDCLGL; from the coding sequence ATGGTAAATGTAGGTATTGTAGGAAGTACAGGTAGAGTTGGTACACTTTTAATTGATGATTTAGCTTTGGATCAAGAGGCTAAACTTTCAGCTTGTCATGTATTTGATAAACTTACAAAAAGTGTGCCAGAGGGTACAGTTGTAACAAATAGTATGAAAGAGTTACTTAATTCTTGTGATGTTGTAATTGACTTTTCTGCCCCTACTGCTACACAAAGCCTACTAGAAGAGGTAATTGAAAATGGTGGAAAGCCATTGGTAATTGCTACAACAGGATTTAATAAGCATCAACAAAATTTGCTTATTGAAGCTTCTAAAATAGTACCTATTTTATATGCTACAAATATGAGCTTGGGAGTTGCAGTACTAAATAAATTAGTTGCACTTGCAAGTAAAGCCTTAAGAGAGTTTGATTGTGAGATTGTTGAACAACACCATAGATATAAAGTTGACTCTCCATCTGGAACAGCACTAACTTTAGCAGAAAATGCTGCAAAAGCAAGAGATTTAGATCTTGATGCAGTGAGAGTTTCTGGAAGAGACGGTGAAATTGGTGCAAGAACTAAAGATGAAATTGGTGTAATGAGTTTAAGAGGTGGTGATATTGTTGGAAGACATACAGTTGGTCTTTATAATGATGGTGAATTTATTGAATTAAATCATACAGCAACATCAAGAAATACATTCTCTAAAGGAGCTATAAAAGCTTCAAAATGGCTTGTTAACCAAGAGCCAGGATTATACTCAATTAATGACTGTTTGGGTCTTTAA
- a CDS encoding fumarate reductase iron-sulfur subunit, with the protein MARELTIKVLRYDPQQKSNGSVKAYFQEYKIKEADSMTIYLALTQIRETLDAGLSFDFVCRAGICGSCAMMINGRPKLACRTLTKDLPNEIILLPLPTFNLIKDLSVNTGVWMDAMSKRVESWIHSSKEIDIANIEEPVEPEVADAVFELDRCIECGCCVAGCGTKLIKEDFVGAVGLNRVARFECDPHDERTIDDYYELVGDDNGIFGCMTLLGCEDTCPKHLPLQNKIAYMRRKLATVQGS; encoded by the coding sequence ATGGCTAGAGAATTAACAATAAAAGTACTTAGATACGACCCACAACAAAAAAGTAATGGTTCAGTAAAGGCCTATTTCCAAGAGTATAAAATTAAAGAAGCAGATAGTATGACAATCTATCTTGCTCTTACACAAATTAGAGAAACGCTAGATGCAGGTCTTAGCTTTGACTTTGTTTGTAGAGCAGGAATTTGTGGTAGTTGTGCTATGATGATTAATGGTAGACCAAAGTTAGCTTGTAGAACACTAACAAAAGATTTGCCAAATGAGATTATTTTACTACCTCTTCCTACATTTAACCTTATTAAAGATTTATCTGTAAACACTGGTGTTTGGATGGATGCTATGAGTAAGAGAGTTGAATCTTGGATCCATTCATCAAAAGAGATTGATATTGCAAATATAGAGGAGCCTGTTGAGCCTGAAGTTGCGGATGCGGTATTTGAACTTGATAGATGTATTGAGTGTGGATGTTGTGTTGCTGGATGTGGTACTAAACTTATTAAAGAGGATTTCGTTGGTGCGGTTGGACTTAATAGAGTTGCTAGATTTGAGTGTGATCCACATGATGAAAGAACGATTGATGATTATTATGAGTTAGTTGGTGATGACAATGGTATATTTGGTTGTATGACACTATTAGGTTGTGAAGATACTTGTCCTAAACACTTACCTTTACAAAACAAAATAGCTTATATGAGAAGAAAACTTGCTACTGTGCAAGGTTCGTAA